One region of Collinsella aerofaciens ATCC 25986 genomic DNA includes:
- the folE gene encoding GTP cyclohydrolase I FolE, whose product MVDQEKVETAIKLLLEGIGEDPTREGLLETPARVARMYGEIAGGMDQSAEEHLSKTFAVASNDLVIERDITFYSLCEHHLLPFYGKAAIGYIPNGRVAGLSKLARTVEVYARRLQLQEQLCTQVADALMEYLAPQGAIVLMEAEHMCMTMRGVQKPGTKTVTLARRGVFETDPSLEERFFRMLGR is encoded by the coding sequence ATGGTCGATCAGGAAAAAGTTGAGACCGCCATAAAGCTGTTGCTTGAGGGCATAGGCGAGGACCCAACTCGTGAGGGCCTGCTGGAGACGCCGGCACGCGTCGCCCGTATGTATGGCGAGATTGCCGGCGGCATGGACCAGAGCGCTGAGGAGCACCTGTCCAAAACTTTTGCCGTCGCTTCGAACGATTTAGTTATCGAGCGCGACATCACGTTTTACTCGCTGTGCGAGCACCATCTGCTGCCGTTTTATGGCAAGGCTGCGATCGGCTATATCCCTAACGGCCGCGTGGCGGGTCTGTCTAAGCTTGCTCGCACGGTTGAGGTCTATGCCCGTCGTCTGCAGCTGCAGGAGCAGCTGTGTACACAGGTTGCCGATGCCCTCATGGAATATCTTGCCCCCCAAGGGGCAATCGTGCTGATGGAAGCCGAGCATATGTGCATGACCATGCGCGGCGTGCAAAAGCCCGGTACCAAGACCGTAACGCTTGCTCGTCGCGGTGTCTTTGAGACCGATCCGTCGCTCGAGGAGCGATTCTTTAGGATGCTGGGCCGCTAA
- the nrdD gene encoding anaerobic ribonucleoside-triphosphate reductase: MKIIKRSGTEVTFDIDKIVNAIRAANLEVEEGSRLTDRQVIYAAQNVAEACEKAGHTVSVEEIQDLVEDEIMRLDCYEVARHYIIYRYVQSLKRQKNTTDDKILSLIECNNEEVKQENSNKNPTVNSVQRDYMAGEISKDLTQRVLLPQEIVDAHNEGLIHFHDSDYFAQHMHNCDLVNLEDMLQNGTVISGTLIEKPHSFSTACNIATQIIAQVASSQYGGQSISLTHLAPFVEVSRQKIRGEVARELEELGVSASAEKVREVVEDRLRDEIRRGVQTIQYQVVTLMTTNGQAPFVTVFMYLNEARTPQEKHDLAMIVEETLRQRYEGVKNEAGVWITPAFPKLIYVLEDDNVYEDSPYFYLTQLAAKCTAKRMVPDYISEKKMRELKLSKGETAGNGDCYTCMGCRSFLTPDRSGNGFNNVANALNYDPTKPKYYGRFNQGVVTINLPDVALSSHQDMDKFWKIFDERLELCHRALLCRHERLMGTLSDAAPILWQYGALARLKKGETIDKLLVGGYSTISLGYAGLYECVKYMTGHSHTEKEGTPFAMAVMQHMNDKCAEWKAESDIDFSLYGTPLESTTYKFAKCLQRRFGIIPGVTDKGYITNSYHVHVSEEIDAFDKLKFEGMFQQLSPGGAISYVEVPNMQDNLKAVIRVMQYIYDNIMYAELNTKSDYCQVCGYDGEIKIVEDDGKLVWECPNCGNRDQEKMNVARRTCGYIGTQFWNQGRTEEIRDRVLHL, encoded by the coding sequence ATGAAGATCATCAAGCGCAGCGGCACCGAGGTTACCTTTGACATCGATAAGATCGTCAATGCGATCCGCGCCGCAAACTTGGAGGTCGAGGAAGGCTCTCGCCTTACCGACCGCCAGGTGATCTATGCGGCACAAAACGTCGCCGAGGCATGTGAGAAGGCCGGCCACACCGTATCGGTCGAGGAGATCCAGGATCTGGTCGAGGACGAGATTATGCGTCTCGACTGCTACGAGGTCGCTCGTCACTACATCATCTACCGCTATGTTCAGAGCCTGAAGCGCCAAAAGAACACGACCGATGACAAGATTCTGTCGCTGATTGAGTGCAATAACGAAGAGGTCAAGCAGGAGAACTCCAACAAGAACCCGACTGTCAACTCCGTTCAGCGCGACTACATGGCCGGCGAGATTTCCAAGGACCTGACGCAGCGCGTGCTGCTGCCCCAGGAGATCGTGGATGCCCACAACGAGGGCCTGATTCACTTCCACGATTCGGACTACTTCGCCCAGCACATGCATAACTGTGACCTGGTGAACCTGGAGGATATGCTCCAGAATGGCACCGTTATCTCGGGCACGCTGATCGAGAAGCCGCACAGCTTTTCGACTGCTTGCAATATCGCGACGCAGATCATCGCGCAGGTCGCCTCTTCCCAGTATGGCGGTCAGTCGATTTCGCTGACCCACCTGGCTCCGTTTGTCGAGGTGAGCCGTCAGAAGATTCGCGGCGAGGTTGCCCGCGAGCTCGAGGAGCTTGGCGTCTCTGCGTCTGCCGAGAAGGTCCGTGAGGTCGTTGAGGATCGTCTGCGTGACGAGATCCGTCGCGGCGTCCAGACGATTCAGTATCAGGTCGTGACCCTTATGACCACGAATGGCCAGGCGCCGTTCGTGACGGTCTTTATGTATCTCAATGAGGCCCGTACGCCCCAGGAGAAGCACGACCTTGCCATGATTGTGGAGGAGACGCTTCGTCAGCGCTATGAGGGCGTTAAGAACGAGGCTGGCGTGTGGATCACTCCGGCGTTCCCCAAGCTTATCTATGTGCTCGAGGACGATAACGTTTACGAGGATTCCCCGTACTTCTACCTGACTCAGCTGGCTGCGAAGTGCACCGCCAAGCGCATGGTGCCCGACTACATCTCCGAGAAAAAGATGCGTGAGCTCAAGCTGTCTAAGGGTGAGACCGCCGGCAATGGCGATTGCTACACCTGCATGGGTTGCCGCAGCTTCCTGACGCCCGACCGTTCGGGCAACGGCTTTAACAATGTTGCCAACGCGCTGAACTATGACCCGACCAAACCTAAGTACTATGGCCGCTTTAACCAGGGTGTTGTGACCATCAACCTGCCCGATGTCGCACTGAGCTCGCATCAGGACATGGACAAGTTCTGGAAGATCTTCGACGAGCGCCTTGAGCTGTGCCATCGTGCCCTGCTGTGCCGTCATGAGCGCCTGATGGGCACGCTTTCGGATGCCGCACCGATTCTGTGGCAGTACGGCGCCCTGGCGCGCCTTAAGAAGGGCGAGACGATCGACAAACTGCTCGTGGGCGGCTATTCCACCATCAGCCTGGGGTATGCCGGTCTGTATGAGTGCGTCAAGTACATGACGGGCCACAGCCACACCGAGAAGGAAGGCACGCCGTTTGCCATGGCCGTCATGCAGCACATGAACGACAAATGCGCCGAGTGGAAGGCCGAAAGCGATATCGACTTCTCGCTGTACGGCACCCCGCTTGAGTCGACGACCTACAAGTTCGCCAAGTGCCTGCAGCGTCGTTTTGGCATTATTCCGGGTGTGACGGACAAGGGCTACATTACCAACAGCTACCACGTCCATGTGTCCGAGGAGATTGATGCTTTCGATAAGCTCAAGTTTGAGGGCATGTTCCAGCAGCTTTCGCCGGGCGGTGCCATCTCCTACGTCGAGGTTCCTAACATGCAGGACAACCTTAAGGCTGTCATTCGCGTGATGCAGTACATCTACGACAACATCATGTACGCCGAGCTCAACACCAAGAGCGATTACTGCCAGGTGTGCGGCTACGATGGCGAGATCAAGATTGTCGAGGATGACGGCAAGCTGGTGTGGGAGTGCCCCAATTGCGGCAACCGCGATCAGGAGAAGATGAATGTCGCCCGTCGTACGTGCGGCTACATCGGTACTCAATTCTGGAACCAGGGTCGAACCGAGGAGATCCGCGACCGCGTGCTGCATCTCTAA
- a CDS encoding IS110 family transposase, producing the protein MAPPRMPEAVIGLDVGKLSHWACVATRDGEILLSAPVANREGDLDSLFGRFPDALVVVDQSRNIGALALARAKAAGMSAAYLPGLAAHGAARLFAGDAKTDERDAMVIAKTALGIPDALLPVGDPGPTVAAARALAAQRNFLTCENTRSKNRLRSILLESCPAFEALVDLSDGPQLRLMASLGGAWSVADAGPRRAAALTRGAARGKIEALVRSTASSTRPDAAAIAAEDRAVRLLARRISENSAEIDVITAEISALLEGDDTYRCLLTVPGIGPKTASELAISIDIEDFPSHDRLASYCGLAPRNRQSGTSISSVTASRQGNKRLKNLLIFSCNCLTRTEGRWGDYYARCRERGMPHGKALKALARKRLKVIYAIMRDRVPYAA; encoded by the coding sequence GTGGCACCACCTAGAATGCCGGAAGCCGTCATCGGGCTCGATGTCGGGAAATTGTCCCATTGGGCATGCGTCGCGACCCGGGACGGCGAGATACTGCTGAGCGCCCCCGTCGCGAACAGGGAGGGCGATCTGGACTCGCTGTTCGGCCGCTTCCCCGACGCGCTCGTGGTCGTCGACCAGTCGCGCAACATAGGCGCCCTCGCGCTCGCCCGCGCCAAGGCGGCCGGGATGTCGGCGGCGTACCTGCCGGGACTCGCGGCACACGGGGCCGCCAGGCTCTTCGCCGGCGACGCCAAGACCGACGAGCGGGACGCAATGGTCATCGCGAAGACGGCGCTGGGCATCCCCGACGCACTCCTGCCGGTCGGGGATCCGGGCCCGACGGTCGCGGCGGCGAGGGCGCTGGCCGCCCAGAGAAACTTCCTGACCTGCGAAAACACCAGGAGCAAGAACCGGCTGCGCAGCATCCTGCTGGAATCGTGCCCCGCCTTCGAGGCGTTGGTCGACCTGTCCGACGGTCCCCAGCTGAGGCTCATGGCATCCCTCGGCGGGGCCTGGTCGGTGGCCGACGCCGGGCCCCGCAGGGCGGCGGCGCTCACGCGCGGGGCGGCGCGCGGCAAGATCGAGGCCCTCGTCCGCTCGACGGCCTCCTCGACAAGGCCGGACGCGGCGGCCATCGCCGCCGAGGACCGGGCGGTGAGGCTGCTCGCGCGCAGGATCTCCGAGAACTCGGCGGAGATCGATGTGATCACGGCGGAGATATCCGCCCTCCTCGAGGGCGACGATACCTACCGATGCCTCCTGACGGTGCCGGGGATCGGCCCCAAAACCGCTTCCGAGCTCGCGATCTCCATAGATATCGAAGACTTCCCAAGCCACGACAGGCTCGCGTCGTACTGCGGCCTGGCGCCGCGCAACCGCCAGTCGGGGACCTCGATCTCCTCGGTGACGGCATCGCGCCAAGGCAACAAGAGGCTGAAGAACCTGCTCATATTCTCGTGCAACTGCCTTACCCGGACAGAGGGAAGATGGGGCGATTACTACGCTAGGTGCCGAGAGCGGGGCATGCCGCACGGCAAGGCGCTCAAGGCGCTGGCACGAAAGAGGCTGAAGGTCATCTACGCGATCATGCGGGACAGGGTGCCCTACGCCGCCTAG
- a CDS encoding IS110 family transposase, with product MERYRGPEQPHSIAPRQCAVCPVQASTERTERDMQNESAPGARGPVFCGVDTHADSHWLCVLDWRGRKVLSRQFPADAAGYEALAGAIAAAGEPACVAMEGTSSYGAGLTRHLASLGMPVREALSPARTQRRRPGQGKCDEADAERAARAAISGSRLGTVSANLKLTTFANASRRMR from the coding sequence ATGGAGCGATACCGCGGACCCGAACAACCGCATTCTATCGCGCCCCGTCAGTGTGCCGTCTGCCCGGTCCAGGCGAGCACGGAAAGAACGGAGCGAGACATGCAAAACGAATCGGCACCCGGCGCCCGCGGGCCGGTCTTCTGCGGGGTCGACACCCACGCCGACTCGCACTGGCTGTGCGTCCTGGACTGGAGGGGCCGCAAGGTCCTGTCCCGCCAGTTCCCCGCCGACGCGGCGGGCTACGAGGCGCTCGCCGGGGCGATCGCGGCGGCCGGGGAGCCGGCCTGCGTCGCGATGGAGGGGACGTCGTCCTACGGGGCGGGCCTCACCAGGCACCTCGCGTCGCTGGGGATGCCCGTGCGCGAGGCGCTCTCCCCGGCGAGGACGCAGAGGAGGCGCCCGGGGCAGGGGAAGTGCGACGAGGCGGACGCGGAGAGGGCCGCCCGCGCGGCGATATCCGGCTCAAGGCTCGGGACTGTTAGCGCTAATCTAAAATTAACCACTTTCGCAAACGCATCTCGCCGAATGCGCTAA
- a CDS encoding SpoIIE family protein phosphatase produces METLERNEWADVAQLVEITSDAVIICELDGTILHVNNRLLDLMCEERSDVINGDVKDLLYSSAFERATEHRLPFETNGTKSELMLKLSDGSFIPVLVCAGSVTPPRIFGRRAPRVLVALHSIEEQYSHDRQLKRALSELRVANKRLSGTLSVIMSTVGSDELPSLLDIVLNQLVGTLDASGAAIYFSESGGFKLRGVSKELHDSYLPEFLPYGAGIPTYVLRESRACRLSIQQDLEGDRAASGMFMDLDNRSKHLLRVQDMPPYRSEICLPVFYGTQILGVLEVGWKRPQAPLAYDVNVLEVICDYLSIQLVGMASSLRSRRTAELGRSLNVLRDELFTFLDDSAAATQAISSEICNMLNCHFCPVEYDASLGSYVIDFEGGSRVALPDDPEKLFFSTTAPAARLGVGSDGFEASVLGGTSAEDLKHVRITRVDESMPMGGWLRAHGLPCQGLYVDTGIEAGRPRSEGDGKHSNDAIVPASVAKGPTTRALLLRDGSQEPIDDLEYDYLVHLAHDFELIYEGESQKREERHIAQTLQIGMRNSLGDVPGIATDSVYLSATNSALVGGDFYTLVRLPDDCAVMILGDVSGKGIEAASMSALVKTALTAYAWEGAGPARMARSLNSMLMGFSRVETFVTAFIAKIDLKAGRATYCSAGHPPTMVIRPSSTPLGGGETRGGEVELLGCQSGVIGAFESMVYETGVFTFAPGDMLFMYTDGAIEARDRSGAFFGEQRLRDLLLSVSGEGVSGICGKVLGELDRFTESALDDDIALVSLEFLRGRS; encoded by the coding sequence ATGGAAACGCTTGAGCGCAATGAGTGGGCGGACGTTGCCCAATTGGTCGAGATCACGAGCGATGCTGTCATTATCTGCGAGCTCGACGGAACCATTTTGCATGTAAATAATCGCTTGCTCGACTTGATGTGCGAGGAGCGTTCCGATGTGATCAACGGGGACGTTAAAGACCTCTTGTACTCGTCGGCTTTTGAACGCGCGACAGAGCATCGGCTTCCTTTTGAGACCAATGGAACAAAGAGCGAGTTGATGCTCAAGTTAAGTGACGGATCGTTTATTCCCGTCCTGGTTTGTGCCGGCTCGGTTACGCCGCCTCGAATCTTTGGCCGCCGTGCGCCGCGCGTTCTGGTGGCACTCCATAGCATCGAAGAACAGTATTCGCACGACCGTCAGCTCAAGCGTGCGCTTTCGGAGCTTAGAGTGGCGAATAAGCGTCTCTCGGGTACATTGTCGGTCATTATGAGCACGGTGGGCTCCGATGAGCTGCCCAGTTTGTTAGATATCGTTTTGAACCAGCTTGTAGGAACGCTCGATGCTTCGGGTGCCGCTATCTATTTTTCTGAGAGCGGCGGTTTTAAGCTTCGCGGTGTCTCCAAGGAGCTGCACGACAGCTACCTGCCCGAGTTTTTGCCGTATGGCGCTGGCATTCCGACGTATGTTCTTCGCGAGTCGCGTGCCTGTCGCTTGTCGATTCAACAGGACCTTGAGGGTGATAGGGCTGCCTCCGGTATGTTCATGGACCTGGACAATCGTTCTAAGCACCTGTTGCGCGTGCAGGATATGCCTCCGTACCGCAGCGAGATCTGTCTTCCCGTTTTTTACGGTACGCAGATCCTTGGCGTGCTGGAAGTTGGTTGGAAGCGCCCTCAGGCACCGCTCGCCTATGACGTTAATGTACTCGAGGTCATTTGCGATTACCTGTCTATCCAGCTGGTCGGCATGGCATCGAGCCTTCGCTCTCGTCGCACGGCCGAGCTTGGCCGCTCGCTCAATGTCTTACGTGATGAGTTGTTTACCTTTCTAGACGATTCCGCCGCGGCTACCCAGGCTATATCGTCCGAGATTTGCAATATGCTCAACTGTCATTTTTGCCCTGTTGAGTATGACGCCAGTCTGGGCTCCTATGTCATAGATTTTGAAGGCGGCAGTCGCGTTGCTTTGCCGGACGATCCCGAGAAACTTTTCTTTTCCACGACGGCGCCAGCGGCACGTTTGGGGGTTGGCTCTGATGGCTTTGAGGCGTCTGTTTTGGGCGGCACGAGTGCCGAGGATCTTAAACACGTCCGTATAACTCGCGTTGACGAATCGATGCCTATGGGAGGCTGGCTTAGGGCGCATGGTCTGCCTTGCCAGGGTCTCTACGTCGACACCGGCATCGAGGCGGGGCGCCCGCGCTCTGAGGGTGATGGCAAACACAGCAACGACGCGATCGTTCCTGCTTCTGTTGCGAAAGGCCCGACGACGCGCGCGCTTCTGCTTCGTGACGGTAGTCAAGAGCCGATTGATGACCTTGAATATGACTACTTGGTGCACTTGGCGCATGACTTTGAACTGATCTACGAGGGCGAATCTCAAAAGCGCGAGGAGCGCCATATCGCTCAGACCCTCCAGATTGGCATGAGAAATTCGCTTGGTGACGTTCCGGGTATCGCGACCGATTCGGTATACCTTTCGGCAACGAATTCGGCGTTGGTTGGCGGCGACTTCTATACTCTTGTCCGTCTTCCCGACGATTGCGCCGTTATGATTTTGGGCGATGTATCCGGCAAAGGAATCGAGGCGGCGTCGATGTCAGCGCTCGTCAAGACGGCGCTGACGGCCTATGCCTGGGAGGGTGCTGGGCCCGCCCGTATGGCCCGCTCGCTCAATAGCATGCTCATGGGCTTTTCGAGGGTCGAGACGTTCGTGACGGCGTTTATCGCCAAGATTGATCTTAAAGCGGGTCGCGCTACCTACTGCTCTGCGGGACATCCTCCCACTATGGTCATTAGACCGTCGTCGACGCCGCTTGGCGGCGGAGAAACCCGAGGGGGAGAAGTGGAGCTCCTTGGGTGCCAATCGGGCGTGATCGGTGCCTTTGAGAGCATGGTGTACGAGACAGGCGTGTTTACGTTCGCTCCTGGTGACATGCTATTCATGTATACCGACGGAGCAATCGAAGCACGTGATCGCTCGGGTGCTTTCTTTGGCGAGCAGCGCCTTCGTGACCTTTTGCTCTCTGTCTCGGGTGAGGGTGTATCGGGAATCTGCGGTAAGGTCTTGGGAGAGCTTGACCGCTTTACCGAGTCGGCGCTGGACGATGACATTGCGCTGGTTTCCCTTGAGTTTTTACGGGGTCGATCGTAG
- the tnpA gene encoding IS200/IS605 family transposase: MAQKAYSLSHTKWMCKYRIVFTPKYRRKVIYNQIRSDIGEILRKLCEYKGIEIIEGHLMPDHVHVLLAIPPKYSVASVMGYLKGKSSLMIFDRHANLKYKFGNRKFWAEGYYVSTVGLNEATIAKYIREQESHDIALDKLSVKEYEDSFKRG; this comes from the coding sequence ATGGCCCAGAAGGCCTACAGCCTTTCCCACACGAAGTGGATGTGCAAGTACCGCATCGTGTTCACGCCGAAGTATAGGCGCAAAGTGATCTACAACCAAATCAGGAGCGACATAGGGGAGATCCTCAGGAAGCTGTGCGAGTACAAGGGGATCGAGATAATCGAGGGGCACCTGATGCCAGACCACGTGCACGTGCTGCTGGCGATCCCGCCGAAGTACAGCGTCGCGAGCGTCATGGGCTACCTGAAGGGGAAGAGCTCGCTGATGATATTCGACAGGCACGCCAACCTCAAGTACAAGTTCGGCAACAGGAAGTTCTGGGCGGAGGGCTACTACGTGTCCACCGTCGGCCTGAACGAGGCGACGATCGCCAAGTACATCAGGGAGCAGGAGTCCCACGACATCGCGCTGGACAAGCTGAGCGTGAAGGAGTACGAGGACTCCTTCAAGAGGGGGTGA
- the nrdG gene encoding anaerobic ribonucleoside-triphosphate reductase activating protein — protein sequence MNYANIKYFDIADGEGVRTSLFVSGCRRGCKNCFNSVAWDFAAGEPFDRAVEDKIIESLDHPFIDGLTILGGEPMEPENQAGLVEFVERVRATYPVESGKTIWCFTGDVLEELMPGGRHHTEVTDRILACLDMLVDGPFVQDLYDISLRFRGSSNQRVIDMNATRTRAAREGVSLCDAVELWRDDPVYSTHTM from the coding sequence ATGAACTACGCGAACATTAAGTATTTCGACATTGCTGATGGGGAAGGTGTTCGTACTTCTCTGTTTGTGAGTGGGTGCCGTCGTGGGTGCAAGAATTGCTTTAACTCCGTCGCGTGGGACTTTGCCGCGGGTGAACCGTTCGACCGTGCCGTCGAGGACAAGATTATCGAGAGTCTCGACCATCCCTTTATCGATGGTCTGACGATTCTGGGCGGGGAGCCCATGGAACCCGAGAACCAGGCAGGGCTCGTTGAGTTTGTCGAGCGTGTTCGTGCGACTTATCCCGTGGAGTCGGGGAAGACTATTTGGTGCTTTACCGGCGACGTGCTCGAGGAGCTTATGCCGGGCGGTCGTCACCATACCGAGGTGACGGACCGTATCCTTGCCTGCCTCGATATGTTGGTGGACGGCCCGTTCGTTCAAGACCTGTACGATATCTCCTTGCGTTTTAGGGGTTCGAGTAATCAGCGGGTGATCGACATGAACGCCACGCGCACTCGTGCCGCGCGCGAGGGCGTTTCGCTTTGCGACGCTGTGGAACTTTGGCGGGACGATCCGGTCTATTCGACCCATACTATGTAG
- a CDS encoding glycoside hydrolase family 13 protein, producing MAAEKSSSRSWMSDAAIYQIYPRSFKDSTGSGLGDIAGITQQMDYLERLGIEAIWLSPFYPSPLVDGGYDVADYCDVDPRLGSLDDFDDMIAAAHARGIKVIVDIVPNHSSNQHPWFKAALAAGPGSPERARYIFRDGRGEHGELPPTNWNANFGGPAWTRVADGQWYLHMFTPEQPDFDWSCPEVHAFFCDVLAFWSDRGVDGFRIDVAHGLAKDLDRDDLDRWHLAEGDDMVDDGAHPLWDRNEVHEIYREWRRVFDRYNPPRSAVAEAWVLPERQYLYARPSELGQTFNFEFAKATWTYDDMHAAIEEGLKAAIESDSASTWVLSNHDVPRVATRYALPQIKATRYHQIALDWLLRDGSSYDEDRELGERRARAALLLELALPGSAYVYQGEELGLFEVADIPWTALEDPSATNTRGPKREKGRDGCRVPLPWVAADDPAQGGSFGFSPADADAAPHLPQPAWFFDYAADREETDPTSMLALYRDALWLRRKLRGCANDLAWLDLDGRTGLADGAEGAEGGVIAYRRDNGWACVTNFGAAPVELPAGRVLLTSSALADGRLAQDSSAWIMLGEM from the coding sequence ATGGCTGCAGAAAAGTCCTCTTCGCGCTCATGGATGTCCGATGCCGCGATCTATCAGATCTACCCGCGTTCGTTTAAGGATTCGACCGGTTCGGGTCTGGGCGATATCGCGGGCATTACCCAGCAGATGGACTATCTTGAGCGGCTGGGCATCGAGGCCATCTGGCTGAGCCCGTTTTACCCTTCGCCTCTTGTCGATGGCGGCTATGATGTGGCGGACTACTGCGATGTCGACCCACGTCTCGGCTCGCTTGACGACTTCGATGACATGATCGCTGCGGCTCACGCGCGCGGCATCAAGGTCATCGTCGATATCGTGCCCAACCATTCATCCAACCAGCACCCCTGGTTCAAAGCCGCTCTTGCCGCCGGCCCCGGATCGCCCGAGCGCGCCCGTTATATCTTCCGCGATGGTCGCGGCGAGCATGGCGAGCTGCCTCCCACCAATTGGAATGCCAACTTTGGCGGCCCCGCCTGGACGCGTGTTGCGGACGGTCAATGGTATCTGCACATGTTTACGCCCGAGCAGCCGGACTTTGACTGGTCATGCCCCGAGGTTCACGCGTTCTTTTGCGACGTCCTGGCGTTTTGGAGCGATCGAGGCGTCGATGGCTTTCGCATCGATGTGGCGCACGGTCTCGCCAAGGATCTCGACCGCGATGACCTCGACCGGTGGCATCTCGCCGAGGGCGATGACATGGTTGACGACGGCGCCCATCCGCTGTGGGACCGCAACGAGGTCCACGAGATCTATCGCGAGTGGCGCCGCGTGTTCGACCGCTATAATCCGCCGCGCAGCGCCGTTGCCGAGGCGTGGGTGCTGCCTGAGCGCCAGTATCTCTATGCGCGTCCCAGCGAGCTTGGCCAGACATTCAACTTTGAGTTTGCCAAGGCCACTTGGACCTATGATGACATGCACGCTGCAATCGAGGAGGGCTTGAAGGCAGCTATCGAATCCGATTCCGCCTCGACCTGGGTACTCTCCAACCACGACGTGCCGCGCGTGGCGACGCGCTATGCCCTGCCGCAAATCAAGGCGACGCGCTACCACCAGATTGCGCTCGACTGGCTCTTACGCGACGGGTCGTCTTATGACGAGGACCGTGAACTCGGCGAGCGCCGCGCGCGGGCGGCTCTTTTGCTTGAACTGGCGCTTCCGGGCTCGGCATACGTGTATCAGGGTGAGGAGCTCGGTCTTTTTGAGGTGGCTGATATCCCGTGGACTGCACTCGAAGATCCCAGTGCAACCAATACGCGCGGACCGAAGCGCGAGAAGGGGCGCGACGGCTGTCGTGTGCCCCTGCCGTGGGTAGCGGCGGACGATCCCGCGCAGGGCGGATCGTTTGGGTTTTCGCCGGCGGACGCTGATGCGGCGCCCCATCTGCCGCAGCCTGCATGGTTTTTCGATTATGCTGCCGATAGGGAAGAAACGGACCCGACATCGATGCTTGCGCTCTATCGTGACGCCCTCTGGCTGCGGCGCAAGCTGCGCGGGTGCGCCAACGATCTTGCGTGGCTCGATCTTGACGGGCGCACCGGTCTTGCGGATGGTGCCGAGGGCGCTGAGGGCGGCGTCATCGCCTATCGCCGCGATAACGGCTGGGCGTGCGTGACGAACTTCGGTGCAGCACCCGTGGAGCTGCCGGCGGGCAGGGTCCTGCTCACCTCATCAGCGCTTGCAGACGGCAGACTCGCGCAGGACAGCTCTGCCTGGATCATGCTCGGTGAGATGTAA
- a CDS encoding anti-sigma factor antagonist (This anti-anti-sigma factor, or anti-sigma factor antagonist, belongs to a family that includes characterized members SpoIIAA, RsbV, RsfA, and RsfB.), translating to MNEWNDIAVLTPPGDVDIASVSVLRPRLDNLIDRGVRRVVINCQAVGFIDSTGLAFLLTRARELMRREGLLSLVNASDEVIRFLEIARLVDILHVAGPARESIPAIPVGELPRWSKSVEVRQGIENLPYYRHRIAELLESLPLRRDERYDVALASGEALGNAYDHAGGIGCVLTVQAYGDRVVVEVLDRGAGYSIDGASEPVASEERGRGIKLMRMLVDNVEVARRTDGTGTRVQMVKLFSGALESRA from the coding sequence ATGAATGAGTGGAATGACATAGCGGTTTTGACGCCACCGGGTGATGTCGACATCGCCTCGGTGTCCGTGCTGCGTCCACGGTTGGATAATCTGATCGACCGGGGCGTGCGTCGCGTTGTCATCAATTGCCAGGCCGTGGGCTTTATCGACTCGACGGGTTTGGCGTTTTTGCTTACACGTGCCAGAGAGCTCATGAGGCGAGAGGGCCTGCTTTCGCTCGTTAACGCCTCCGATGAGGTCATTCGCTTTTTGGAGATTGCCCGACTTGTCGACATCCTTCATGTTGCGGGTCCGGCGCGTGAGTCGATTCCCGCTATTCCGGTGGGAGAGTTGCCACGATGGAGCAAGAGCGTCGAGGTCCGACAGGGTATCGAGAATCTTCCATACTATCGACATCGCATCGCCGAACTCCTTGAATCGCTTCCGTTGCGCCGCGACGAGCGCTACGATGTCGCGTTGGCGTCGGGGGAGGCGCTGGGTAATGCCTATGACCATGCGGGCGGTATCGGGTGCGTCCTGACGGTTCAGGCCTATGGCGATCGCGTCGTGGTTGAGGTGCTTGATCGGGGTGCCGGCTATTCTATCGATGGAGCGAGCGAACCGGTCGCATCTGAGGAACGCGGCCGTGGTATCAAGCTTATGCGTATGCTTGTCGATAACGTGGAGGTTGCTCGTCGCACAGACGGCACCGGCACGCGCGTGCAGATGGTGAAGCTATTTAGCGGAGCACTGGAATCGCGTGCCTAG